From the Flavobacterium gyeonganense genome, the window TAAGCGAGTTCTATTGGGAACTGCACAATTCTCGTTGTTACAATTTCACATTCCGGGTTTACTGAAATATTTTCTGAAGCCATATTTATATTCTTTAATCATTCATTTATAAACGAAACAATTGCATTTAAAGTTTCTTTTTGCTGCTGCTCTCTGCTAATCGTCGCTTTATCATCTCCAAGTTGGAAACCATAATAACCAAACTGACAATGGTTTGCTCCTTCTATCTTTAAAAATTTTGCAGTTTCAGGCAGTCTTGTTTTGTTTTTCATAATCGACCCTTCATCTGCCACGCCGTCTTTTGAACCGTAAATTTTTAAGATTGGGATTTCGGCATCTGTCAGAGAAATATCTCTTGGATGAGAAGTTCCTATCAAAATCAGTTTGTCAGTCAATTTAGGGTTTTCATAGACAAACTGTGCTGCCATTTTTCCGCCCTGCGAATGTCCTGCTAAAATGTAAGTTTTAGAATCATCGCCAAAAAGATGTAAATCTTTGGGTTTATTATATCCTTTTGAGGCTAGTCGCCATGGCATTTTGATTAAATAAACCCTCATGTTTTGATCAGCAAGTTTTCTGCAAAGCGGAACATAAGCTTCTGCTTCGACCATTGCACCTGGGTAAAAGATAACAACATTTTTAAATTCTTTTTTAGGCGTAAATGAATAATAATTAGAAAGATCTTCTACTTGAACCAAATCATTGCTTTGCAAAAAAGACTTGTCTACACCGTCCGATTC encodes:
- a CDS encoding alpha/beta hydrolase; its protein translation is MAGKRWKLKKVLKTIWITTGVLFTIWLFYSYESDGVDKSFLQSNDLVQVEDLSNYYSFTPKKEFKNVVIFYPGAMVEAEAYVPLCRKLADQNMRVYLIKMPWRLASKGYNKPKDLHLFGDDSKTYILAGHSQGGKMAAQFVYENPKLTDKLILIGTSHPRDISLTDAEIPILKIYGSKDGVADEGSIMKNKTRLPETAKFLKIEGANHCQFGYYGFQLGDDKATISREQQQKETLNAIVSFINE